The Campylobacter curvus genome includes the window ATGACGTGCTAGAAAGTATGCGCGCATCCTGTGTGGTCGTTTGGTTAAAATTTGATACTGATGGTGCGGGGTTTGCGAGATGATCGTCAAAATTTCGTCCAAAAACTCAAAGCTCATGTTTTCGTGAAATAGATCGCTCATGGAATTTACGAAAAATATCGTCGGCATTTTGGCCTTTAAAGGTTCTCTTAGGCGGCTTGGTAGCATTTTAAATTTAAAGCCGTCTTTGTAAATCTCATTTCCCAGCGACTGCAGCCTTTTTGCCATGACCTCGGCGTAGCAGTTCGTGCAGCCGGCGCTTACTTTATGGCATCCGATAGTGGGATTCCATGTGGAAAATGTGAAATTTTGGTATCGCTTCATCGTGGGATTTAAAGTAGGGAGGGGCGAAGCCGCCCCAAGGAGTAATCAATAAAGGCCGAATTTCCCGTCGGCTCTTTTGTAGATGACGCGCATTTTGGCGTCGATATCGTTAAATACATAAAACTGCATATCGCTGGCTTTTAGCTTTTCAAGCGCCTCTTCCACTTCGAGCGGTTTGTAAAGCTCAAGCTCCATAGGCACGATCTCGTCGACACCCTCGATGGACTCCTCGCCTATGCGAGCGCGGACCTCTTTACCGTCGTCTTTGCCTTTGACGGTCGTCATCTTGTCATGCTCTCTACGCAAAACCTTAGCCGCGCGGTCTATCGCAAGGTCGATAGCAGCGTAAAGGTCCTTGTCTTTTTGGCGGATGACTATCGTGTCTTTGCGCGCCATATTTAGAGCAAATTCAGCGCTAAAGCCCTTTTTGCCCTGTTTTTCGTCGGCTGAGACGACGCATCTGCCTGAAATGATGTCGAGGTTGTATCTAGCAAGCGACTCGAAGGCATTTTGGATGTAGCTTTTGATCGGTTCGGTAAGCTCGAACTGCTTTCCTACAATGCTTATGTTCATTGCAAACTCCTTTTTAGAAAGTGAATCGATTATAACACAACCAAGCTGAAATCACATATAAGTTAAAAATTTTATAAAATTTTAAAGTTTCTGAAGCGTTCGCTTGTGAAAAGCTATCGGGTTTGGGGTTTTCATTTTATCTCGGTCGCTCTCATCGTAGCCGTAGCTTTTGACGAAAACGTCGAGCATGACGGTGCCTGCACTCTCTTTGCTTTGTACGGGTATGCCAGCACAAGTACCGATATCTCCAAAATACGTTATATCCACCTCGTAGGTGAGGATAGGATTCGCGTCGTTTTTGAAATTTCCTTTTACGCTAGGTAGGCAGCCTTTGCTTTTGAAGTCGTGATTTAAAATTTCAAGCACCGCATACTCGGTCGCACCTTGTGCTAGAAGCTCGGCTTGCTCTCTTAGGTAAATTTCGCTCGTTTGCCTTGATGTGGTATTTGACAGCGATAGTGCGAGCATGCAAAGAGAGGAGGTCACGACTACGAAAAATATCGCGGCAAGCAGGCTAAATCCACGTCTCATCAGTATATTGCCTTTGTTTTACAGATAGTCGCTTCGGAATTTTCAGCTTTTATACAAAGCTTTAGGGCTATGACTCCGTTTTGCTCTATAAAGTTAAAGCGAGTTACGTGGCTGGCGAGCGTAGCTTTTGGGGTATTTTGGCTATCATATTTTTCACCCATCCACGGGCGATAGTTGTAGTGAAGTATGAGGTCGAAGTCACCTTGCGCGGAATTTTCTCCCGTGCTGATAGCGTAAGCCGTATATGCCAAGTGATACTGCTCCGAGACCCTCTTGCCGTCATAGTTTGAGATATTAAGAGTAGTGCCGTCCTTGACGCTGGCTCTTGCGACATCAAGTTCG containing:
- the hpf gene encoding ribosome hibernation-promoting factor, HPF/YfiA family, whose amino-acid sequence is MNISIVGKQFELTEPIKSYIQNAFESLARYNLDIISGRCVVSADEKQGKKGFSAEFALNMARKDTIVIRQKDKDLYAAIDLAIDRAAKVLRREHDKMTTVKGKDDGKEVRARIGEESIEGVDEIVPMELELYKPLEVEEALEKLKASDMQFYVFNDIDAKMRVIYKRADGKFGLY
- a CDS encoding type IV pilus modification PilV family protein encodes the protein MRRGFSLLAAIFFVVVTSSLCMLALSLSNTTSRQTSEIYLREQAELLAQGATEYAVLEILNHDFKSKGCLPSVKGNFKNDANPILTYEVDITYFGDIGTCAGIPVQSKESAGTVMLDVFVKSYGYDESDRDKMKTPNPIAFHKRTLQKL